The Maylandia zebra isolate NMK-2024a linkage group LG7, Mzebra_GT3a, whole genome shotgun sequence genome contains a region encoding:
- the LOC101465088 gene encoding leucine-rich repeat-containing protein 17 isoform X2: protein MRAIPPLLLFCLFLLLLPSIQMKKPGKGRGLKGARHKLTRDRARGPRRHSRSGPSGLVSPNCLESPESGHVFVDCQERRLSFIPTANTWSNKPKHLLLARNRIKVLHDGAFLGYENLDSLDLQQNQISLVEDGAFQGLTKLTTLLLQHNRLQTLSEEVLIPMPNLGYLRLYDNPWNCLCPIDSLVRTLQVPSNRNLGNHARCAKPIWLKNMKLKHVDPELLCKEPDPANNQQSNETGYTGALEPSSIRSKPDATTVCFTYHYPQIRMDCSNRGFTEVPSGIPDNVVHIDLSHNSISHLKARDFHAAKSLRTLNLSNNNMEHLDKGSLTGLLHLQELDLSNNNLTFVQHGVLEDLYFLLHLKLEGNLWVCDYSIQYMVYWLSLHPGVSPSGLVCYSPLEYAGESVEEYVKAYNRECPKQQSRPDQDQTDPKLWNTLMEAQAELEEEELEPSALRVPQKYQIIRLS, encoded by the exons ATGCGTGCAATCCCCCCTCTCCTCTTATTCTGCcttttcctcctgctgctcccatCCATCCAGATGAAAAAACCAGGGAAGGGCAGAGGCCTCAAAGGAGCAAGGCACAAACTCACACGGGACAG GGCAAGAGGTCCTCGCCGTCACAGCAGGTCAGGCCCATCTGGTCTTGTGTCACCCAACTGTTTAGAGTCACCAGAATCTGGGCATGTCTTTGTAGACTGCCAAGAACGGCGTCTCTCTTTTATTCCCACCGCAAACACATGGTCCAACAAACCCAAGCACCTCCTTCTAGCCCGTAACCGAATTAAAGTCCTTCATGATGGAGCCTTCCTCGGATACGAGAATTTAGATAGTCTGGACCTGCAGCAGAACCAGATCTCTCTAGTGGAGGATGGGGCCTTCCAGGGTCTGACAAAGCTTACCACCCTGCTGCTTCAGCACAACCGCCTCCAAACACTTAGTGAGGAGGTTCTCATCCCCATGCCAAACCTTGGCTACTTGCGTTTATATGATAACCCCTGGAACTGTCTCTGCCCAATTGATAGTCTTGTACGCACTCTTCAGGTGCCAAGCAATCGTAATCTAGGAAACCACGCCAG GTGTGCCAAGCCCATCTGGTTAAAAAACATGAAGTTGAAGCACGTTGATCCTGAGTTACTCTGTAAAGAACCAGACCCAGCCAACAACCAACAGAGTAATGAAACGGGTTACACGGGCGCTTTAGAGCCCAGTTCAATTCGAAGCAAACCAGATGCTACTACAGTCTGCTTCACCTACCATTACCCCCAAATACGGATGGACTGCAGTAACCGAG GTTTTACTGAGGTGCCCTCAGGTATCCCCGACAACGTTGTCCACATCGACCTGTCGCATAATTCGATCAGTCACCTCAAAGCTAGAGACTTTCATGCCGCGAAGAGTCTCCGAACCCTTAATCTCAGCAATAACAACATGGAGCACCTGGACAAAG gCTCTCTGACTGGGCTCTTGCATCTCCAGGAGCTGGACTTGTCAAACAACAACCTGACGTTTGTCCAGCACGGGGTTCTTGAAGACCTCTACTTCCTGTTACATTTAAAACTGGAAGGAAACCTCTGGGTGTGTGACTACAG cattcaatacatgGTTTACTGGTTAAGCCTCCATCCAGGAGTGAGTCCTTCAGGCCTGGTGTGCTACTCTCCTCTGGAATATGCTGGGGAGAGCGTGGAGGAGTATGTGAAAGCTTACAACAGAGAGTGTCCAAAGCAGCAAAGCAGGCCAGATCAAGACCAGACAGACCCCAAGCTCTGGAACACACTGATGGAAGCACAGgcagagctggaggaggaggagctggagcCGAGCGCTTTGAGGGTGCCGCAGAAATACCAGATCATCAGATTGTCCTGA
- the LOC143419343 gene encoding uncharacterized protein LOC143419343, which yields MADLSLTPKHVNQTEVSEQRDQRSPPTHVPPLSSFQRMQPISVPTISSHTHRIDARTSPWPQYDNRQDIHAQQEYQRPYFRPPSAHSIPPKDTTMIDTLDRMMGELQLLKEQTLTASRPTPPFPNSAPSFGFEHPPIIPQHLKPPWQEQFSASAYPSFQSQAPTNIWSQQPVAEVSRPIITSSQYKPHPSPAYQPPHVMAQEKTYRGPTPSIPDLIKKDPSEFARLKIALDNLLPPDGTELFKFQILMDHLKLDEARLIADAYLNSPSPYTDTMAALSEKFGQPHQLALRKIAGVMDAPDIRRRDVEAFERFALQIRALVGMLKTLGPDGEVELKCGSHVARLLSKLPAEMRSEFRRHMCRHPGVVYNLTDFSDWLQLETWCQHSSTQLGATGQKERVIQKAERLREAKSVKRMATILHGSENLPTKQPVESVSSKPAVHSKKKGPLKAYCPYCDTEDHYLSQCPIFQSFDKAQILDWIKTNQRCWRCGRSHQAAQCNLKKACSLCQGKHLQILHEVNAKSVKEGTCLVSSATEILHLDKPSDSTRVLLKVIRVLLRNGDQTLDTYAILDDGSDRTMLLSSAAQQLGLTGTPEDLALRTICQDIQTLHGACVSFTLSPIMQPQKSFHIANAFTAQRLGLAEHSYPVTMLKRRYRHLTDLPLQTFSRVSPLLLIGADHPHLINPIEPVRFGSPGGPAAMRTRLGWTLQGPAKSLESQLESQQCLYTSCSPLSVELQRNVEKLWQVDVLPYKSEKEVTRSKEDHEALQILEARTRRVEVKGVLRYATPLLRRKDAPLFQATQEATLPSLRSMERRLSKDPVRAAAYMDEIERLVTSGFVAKLQPEVASQSQESCYIPHHMVQHNGKNRVVFNCSFRHKGLNLNESLLPGPVLSPSLVGVLLRFREHSIAISGDIKGMFHQVCLLPEDKPLLRFLWRNMNRDEPPHSYEWQVLPFGTTCSPCCASFALQRHVLLHSEPGEEVRFSIERCFYVDNCLQSVSSIEEAQQLVKKLRQLLASRGFEIRQWASNRPEVISHLPSEARSDKLELWLSQDRQEAHESTLGLNWNCETDTLSLKHRPIDYGEPTMRNIYRTLASQYDPLGFIIPFTTRAKIIVQQLWDKHRDWDDPQLPHDLLHQWKTWKGELVHLSELTLPRCYTLPHMDLSDIAREVHIFCDASERAYGSVAYLRSEDHYGNAQLSFLMARSRVAPRKQISIPRLELCAALTGAQLAKLLQTELTFKVTTCTLWSDSTTVLNWLHSTSCHFKVFVGTRITEIQELTNPKDWRYVDSTRNPADDITRGKSLTELASPNRWTQGPDFLLLPPDQWPSCPSLGTSDPEDGIELKRSAICHMANTTPGNQTPEAQRFNTWAELVEATAKEIQNAAMQGDPAGSNSSTAGAYTEAEQQILRQIQMDCFPEDYHLLQAGKPIPANSRLLCLAPQYDANHRLIRVGGRLRRAESLDLSVVHPVVLDPTHVYTRLLIQDVDARLGHPGPERVFAELRRTVWILRGREAVKRHQHSCMDCRRWRANPASQQMADLPPARLRLFKPAFYSTGMDCFGPFWIKIGRRREKRWGILFKCLTTRAVHIDLLTSIDTDSFLMAFRRFIARRGKPAEVYSDQGTNFKGGEKELQQAFSIMSPDLQQKLAKQQVRFRFNPPAAPHFGGTWEREICSIKNALYTSVGSQTVSEEVLRTVLTEIEGILNAKPLGYVSADVADIDPVTPNYLLMGRPDSSLPQVVYPEEEALGRRRWRHSQILVDRFWSSFIRHYLPNLQTRMKWQRPMEDITEGAVVLLVDPQLPRASWQIGRVTKILTGSDGHTRTAEVKIRDKTYTRPIVRLIVLPAIKDEDDQVGEPSSV from the coding sequence ATGGCAGACCTCAGCCTTACGCCCAAACACGTGAACCAGACAGAGGTGTCGGAGCAACGGGACCAGAGATCACCCCCAACACATGTACCCCCTCTGTCTTCCTTCCAACGTATGCAGCCCATCAGTGTCCCCACGATTAGTTCCCATACACATAGAATAGATGCACGAACGAGTCCATGGCCGCAGTATGACAATAGGCAGGACATCCATGCTCAACAAGAATACCAAAGGCCATACTTTCGCCCACCATCAGCTCACAGTATTCCACCCAAGGATACTACAATGATTGATACATTGGATAGGATGATGGGTGAACTACAGCTGTTAAAGGAGCAGACACTGACAGCTAGTCGGCCAACCCCGCCATTCCCCAACAGTGCACCTTCCTTTGGGTTTGAACATCCACCTATCATTCCGCAACATTTGAAGCCTCCTTGGCAGGAGCAGTTTTCTGCTAGTGCTTATCCCAGTTTCCAGAGTCAAGCCCCCACCAACATCTGGAGCCAGCAGCCCGTCGCCGAGGTATCAAGACCTATCATAACATCATCGCAATATAAACCTCATCCATCCCCAGCCTACCAGCCACCACATGTAATGGCACAAGAGAAAACATACAGGGGTCCAACTCCAAGTATTCCTGATCTCATTAAGAAGGACCCAAGCGAGTTTGCCCGGTTAAAGATCGCACTTGACAATCTACTGCCACCGGATGGGACAGAGCTTTTCAAGTTTCAGATACTGATGGATCATTTGAAACTAGATGAAGCACGTCTCATAGCTGATGCATATCTCAATTCTCCATCCCCCTATACTGACACCATGGCAGCCCTATCGGAGAAGTTTGGTCAGCCCCACCAGTTAGCCCTCAGGAAGATTGCCGGTGTTATGGATGCACCGGACATTCGTCGCCGGGATGTGGAGGCTTTTGAAAGATTCGCACTGCAGATTCGGGCTCTCGTTGGTATGCTGAAGACCCTTGGTCCGGATGGCGAAGTGGAACTGAAATGTGGCTCTCATGTGGCACGGCTCCTCAGTAAGCTGCCAGCTGAAATGAGGTCTGAGTTCCGGAGACATATGTGTCGCCATCCAGGGGTAGTATACAACCTAACAGACTTTTCAGACTGGTTACAGCTGGAAACATGGTGCCAACATAGCAGTACCCAGCTTGGGGCTACAGGGCAGAAGGAGAGGGTCATCCAGAAAGCAGAGCGCCTGAGAGAGGCGAAGTCAGTAAAGCGCATGGCCACTATCCTGCATGGCTCAGAGAATCTGCCGACGAAGCAGCCTGTCGAGTCGGTGAGCAGCAAACCAGCTGTCCATAGCAAGAAGAAAGGCCCGCTGAAAGCTTACTGCCCCTACTGTGATACGGAGGACCATTATCTGAGTCAGTGCCCCATATTCCAGTCGTTTGATAAGGCTCAAATCTTAGACTGGATTAAGACAAACCAGCGTTGTTGGCGATGTGGCAGATCACATCAAGCAGCACAGTGCAATCTGAAGAAAGCTTGCAGCCTATGTCAAGGCAAACACCTTCAGATCCTGCATGAGGTCAACGCCAAGAGTGTGAAGGAAGGTACTTGCCTGGTGAGCTCTGCAACTGAAATACTCCACCTAGATAAACCTTCAGATTCTACCCGTGTTCTGCTTAAAGTGATTAGAGTTCTCCTGAGAAATGGTGACCAAACTCTGGACACTTATGCCATCCTGGATGATGGCTCTGACCGCACCATGCTGCTCTCCTCTGCAGCTCAGCAACTGGGCCTAACAGGCACACCTGAAGACCTCGCCCTGAGAACTATCTGTCAGGATATCCAAACGTTACATGGGGCCTGCGTTTCATTCACACTGTCCCCTATCATGCAGCCCCAGAAATCCTTCCACATAGCTAATGCCTTCACTGCCCAGCGGCTTGGCTTAGCTGAGCATTCATATCCAGTTACCATGCTCAAGAGAAGGTACCGACATCTGACGGACTTGCCCCTACAAACCTTCAGCAGAGTTTCACCCCTGTTGCTAATTGGGGCTGATCACCCACATCTCATAAACCCTATAGAGCCTGTGCGCTTTGGATCACCAGGAGGGCCAGCTGCGATGCGAACCCGACTAGGATGGACTCTGCAAGGGCCTGCAAAGTCGCTTGAGTCACAGTTAGAGTCTCAACAGTGTCTCTATACCTCCTGCAGCCCCCTATCTGTTGAACTCCAGAGGAATGTGGAGAAGCTGTGGCAAGTGGATGTTCTaccatataagagtgaaaaggaGGTGACAAGGTCGAAGGAGGATCATGAAGCCCTTCAGATATTGGAGGCCAGAACAAGGCGCGTGGAGGTTAAGGGAGTGCTCCGGTATGCCACACCCTTATTGAGGAGGAAGGATGCACCACTTTTTCAGGCCACCCAAGAGGCGACACTGCCCAGCCTGAGGAGTATGGAGAGACGTCTGAGCAAAGACCCAGTTAGGGCTGCTGCATATATGGACGAGATTGAAAGGTTGGTGACCTCTGGGTTCGTAGCCAAACTGCAACCGGAGGTTGCCTCTCAGAGCCAAGAGAGTTGCTACATACCTCATCACATGGTCCAGCACAATGGCAAGAATAGAGTGGTCTTTAATTGCTCTTTTCGACACAAGGGACTTAACCTGAACGAGTCCCTATTGCCTGGCCCTGTCCTGAGCCCTTCTCTGGTTGGAGTGCTCCTGCGCTTCAGAGAACACAGCATTGCCATCAGTGGTGACATAAAAGGGATGTTCCACCAGGTGTGCCTACTCCCGGAAGACAAACCGCTCCTGAGGTTTCTTTGGCGCAATATGAATCGGGATGAGCCCCCTCACAGCTATGAATGGCAAGTCCTTCCCTTTGGGACAACATGTAGTCCCTGCTGTGCCTCCTTTGCGCTACAGCGGCATGTCCTCCTGCATAGTGAACCAGGAGAGGAGGTGAGGTTCTCCATCGAACGGTGCTTCTATGTGGACAACTGTCTACAGAGTGTTTCATCGATTGAAGAAGCCCAGCAGTTGGTCAAGAAACTACGGCAGCTTCTGGCTTCCAGGGGTTTTGAAATTCGGCAGTGGGCTAGTAATAGGCCAGAAGTGATTAGTCATCTGCCATCCGAGGCACGGTCAGACAAACTGGAACTCTGGCTGTCACAGGACCGACAAGAAGCGCATGAATCAACCCTGGGACTGAACTGGAACTGTGAGACGGACACCCTCAGCCTCAAGCACCGACCCATTGACTATGGAGAGCCCACTATGAGGAACATATATCGAACCCTGGCTAGTCAGTACGACCCACTTGGGTTCATCATTCCCTTCACCACCAGGGCCAAGATTATTGTACAGCAACTCTGGGACAAGCATCGAGATTGGGATGACCCCCAGTTACCTCATGATTTGCTGCACCAGTGGAAGACATGGAAGGGGGAGTTGGTGCATTTATCAGAGTTAACATTGCCACGATGTTACACACTGCCGCACATGGATCTATCTGACATTGCAAGAGAGGTACATATCTTTTGCGATGCATCAGAGCGAGCCTATGGCTCTGTGGCTTACCTGAGATCAGAAGATCATTATGGTAATGCGCAGCTGTCATTCCTCATGGCCAGATCACGGGTTGCTCCAAGGAAGCAGATATCTATTCCCAGACTCGAACTCTGCGCTGCACTCACTGGAGCCCAGCTCGCAAAGCTACTTCAGACAGAACTAACGTTCAAGGTGACCACATGTACGCTGTGGTCTGATTCAACCACTGTCCTCAACTGGTTGCATTCCACATCCTGCCATTTCAAGGTGTTTGTTGGCACCAGGATTACAGAAATTCAAGAGCTTACTAACCCCAAAGACTGGCGATATGTGGATTCTACAAGAAACCCAGCTGATGACATCACAAGGGGCAAAAGTCTCACTGAACTGGCCAGCCCAAATAGGTGGACTCAAGGACCAGATTTCCTCCTCCTACCTCCTGACCAGTGGCCCTCCTGCCCATCGTTGGGTACATCAGACCCAGAGGATGGCATCGAGCTAAAACGCTCTGCCATATGTCATATGGCTAACACGACCCCGGGTAATCAAACCCCAGAGGCCCAGCGGTTCAACACATGGGCAGAATTAGTAGAAGCCACAGCTAAGGAGATTCAAAATGCAGCAATGCAGGGTGACCCAGCTGGGAGTAACTCATCTACTGCAGGGGCCTACACCGAGGCAGAGCAACAGATCTTGAGACAGATTCAGATGGACTGTTTCCCAGAGGACTACCACCTACTACAAGCAGGCAAACCTATACCGGCTAACAGTCGGCTGCTATGCCTAGCACCGCAGTATGATGCCAATCATAGACTGATCCGGGTTGGTGGCAGGCTGCGGCGAGCAGAGAGCCTTGATCTGTCTGTTGTACACCCTGTGGTCCTGGATCCCACCCATGTGTATACCAGACTACTTATTCAAGATGTGGATGCACGTCTCGGTCATCCTGGCCCAGAGAGAGTATTCGCTGAGCTTCGGCGGACTGTATGGATCCTGCGAGGTAGAGAGGCCGTTAAGCGGCACCAACATAGTTGCATGGATTGCCGTAGGTGGAGGGCAAACCCAGCTTCTCAGCAAATGGCTGACCTGCCACCTGCCCGCCTCAGGCTGTTCAAACCTGCCTTCTATTCGACTGGCATGGACTGCTTTGGTCCTTTCTGGATCAAGATAGGCAGACGCAGGGAGAAGCGATGGGGCATTTTGTTTAAGTGCCTCACTACTCGGGCCGTCCATATAGACCTCCTGACATCCATCGACACTGACTCCTTTCTGATGGCCTTCCGAAGGTTCATTGCGAGAAGAGGGAAACCGGCAGAAGTTTACTCGGATCAGGGGACAAACTTCAAAGGAGGGGAAAAGGAGCTCCAGCAGGCGTTCTCCATCATGAGTCCGGACCTCCAGCAGAAACTGGCTAAGCAGCAGGTTCGTTTCCGCTTCAACCCACCTGCAGCACCCCACTTTGGAGGCACTTGGGAAAGAGAAATCTGCTCTATCAAAAACGCCTTATACACCTCTGTCGGCTCTCAAACAGTGAGTGAGGAAGTACTCAGGACCGTTCTTACAGAAATCGAGGGTATCCTGAATGCCAAACCCCTAGGTTATGTTTCTGCTGATGTGGCTGACATCGATCCAGTGACCCCTAACTACTTGCTCATGGGGCGGCCTGACAGCTCCCTACCTCAGGTAGTGTATCCCGAAGAAGAAGCGCTAGGGAGGCGAAGATGGAGACATTCGCAAATCCTGGTGGACAGATTCTGGTCATCTTTCATCAGACACTATTTGCCTAATCTCCAAACTCGCATGAAGTGGCAGAGACCCATGGAGGACATAACAGAGGGAGCGGTTGTTCTGCTGGTGGATCCACAGCTACCCAGAGCATCATGGCAGATTGGGAGAGTGACGAAGATTCTTACTGGTTCTGATGGCCACACCAGAACAGCAGAGGTGAAGATACGTGACAAAACATACACCCGGCCTATAGTACGTCTGATTGTGCTTCCGGCGATCAAGGATGAGGATGACCAGGTGGGGGAGCCCTCGTCTGTATAA
- the fbxl13 gene encoding F-box and leucine-rich repeat protein 13 codes for MLTLSDSCVLALLTRCHCLSAISLLDAPHLSDIAFKAVAEAAKLKSFSIEGNYQLTDLSWNALFRSSQGLRRLHAAECPGMTDASLKSVASLQHLRYLNISYCNRVTDVGVQYLTKGCSANELQELNVSHCSHITDISVMRIAQRLCKLLHLNLSYCERLTDSAVEWLGGSSLCSLDLSSCNIQDQGLATLEGIPLRKLVIAKCFSVTDAGIKKLCKNVTDLEHVDISHCVALSDAAVRAFSFYCRGLVALRMVGCFKMTDMAVQYLTSGSQYLRELDVSGCVLLTDLTLRYLERICPPLSSITMACCSGISRVAASKLQPRVTYWEHSSDTPPYWFGYNMGHLVTKPSK; via the exons ATGCTCACGCTCTCAGATAGCTGTGTCCTG GCCCTCCTTACCAGATGTCACTGCTTGTCTGCTATTTCTCTGCTGGATGCACCACATCTTTCCGATATCGCTTTCAAAGCTGTTGCTGAAGCAGCCAAACTGAAGTCTTTCAGCATAGAGG GCAACTACCAGCTCACAGACTTGAGTTGGAACGCCCTGTTCAGAAGCTCACAAGGTCTCCGCAGGCTCCACGCAGCAGAATGCCCCGGGATGACTGACGCAAGCCTCAAATCTGTAGCCTCCCTCCAACATCTGCGGTATCTTAACATCTCGTATTGCAACAG GGTGACTGATGTTGGGGTGCAGTATTTGACTAAAGGCTGCTCAGCAAATGAACTGCAAGAACTGAATGTCAGTCACTGCAGTCACATCACCGACATCTCTGTCATGAGGATTGCACAAAG GTTGTGTAAACTTCTCCATCTCAATCTGAGTTACTGCGAGAGGCTGACGGACTCGGCCGTGGAGTGGCTGGGTGGGAGCTCTCTCTGCTCACTTGACCTCAGCAGCTGCAACATCCAGGATCAA GGACTGGCCACTCTTGAGGGAATTCCCTTGAGGAAATTGGTTATTGCCAAGTGCTTCTCTGTCACAGACGCTGGAATTAAG AAGCTGTGCAAGAATGTGACAGACCTGGAACATGTCGATATCTCTCATTGTGTGGCTCTGTCTGACGCAGCCGTCAGAGCCTTTTCGTTTTACTGCAGAGGCCTGGTCGCACTGCGGATGGTCGGCTGTTTTAAG ATGACCGATATGGCCGTGCAGTATCTGACAAGTGGATCTCAGTACTTGCGAGAGCTTGATGTGAGTGGTTGTGTTCTTCTCACAGATCTCACACTTCGGTACTTGGAAAGAATTTGTCCTCCACTCAGTTCCATCACGATGGCCTGCTGCAGCGGCATCTCGAG GGTAGCTGCCTCAAAACTTCAGCCACGTGTGACATACTGGGAGCACAGCAGCGACACCCCTCCATACTGGTTTGGATACAACATGGGGCATCTGGTCACAAAACCCAGCAAGTGA
- the armc10 gene encoding armadillo repeat-containing protein 10, with protein MGDITPRFGNMKALLGLVAGAGASYGIYKLISFKRNKKNATGENPGVKGSQQSEVKIQPGSLLARVSGLDVICPRPADTASGDIIHQSPDNLEPQHLKMLLSCLQTSNNPSDRCRILLTLGNSAAFTVNQNLIREFEGIHIIAGFLSDPAPEVRVQTLNALNNLCMNIQNQEQIKVYVPQVLELIEMSPVNSDLQLGALRLLTNLSVTDKHQHLLKESVTLLLSLLVVSNEALQVQTLKVLVNLSSNPDMMDDIVQAQAPASVVLLFDERTAPAVLLRLLTFAGNLKAWRPSAQVADELRRKQDCLFRVMLDESSQLHGRLVQLLSHPDGEIQAQVARILT; from the exons ATGGGCGATATAACTCCCAGGTTCGGCAACATGAAGGCTTTGTTAGGATTAGTTGCCGGAGCTGGAGCCTCTTATGGCATATACAAACTTATTAGTTTCAAGAGGAACAAGAAAAATGCCACAGGTGAGAATCCTGGGGTTAAAGGCAGTCAGCAAAGTGAAGTGAAGATACAACCGGGGAGTCTGCTGGCCAGAGTGTCCGGACTGGATGTTATCTGTCCCCGACCAGCAGATACGGCATCAG GGGACATCATCCACCAGTCCCCTGACAACCTGGAGCCACAGCACTTGAAAatgctcctgtcctgtttgcAGACCAGCAATAATCCCTCCGACAGGTGTCGGATTCTTCTTACATTAGGAAACAGTGCTGCCTTCACTGTGAATCAG AATCTAATACGGGAATTTGAAGGGATTCATATCATAGCTGGGTTCCTTTCTGATCCTGCGCCTGAAGTTAGGGTGCAGACTCTGAATGCTTTAAATAACCTCTGTATGAACATCCAGAACCAGGAACAAATAAAG GTTTATGTTCCACAAGTGCTGGAACTCATTGAGATGTCACCAGTGAACTCGGACCTTCAGCTCGGTGCTCTGCGGCTGCTCACAAACCTTTCAGTAACAGACAAACATCAACACTTGCTGAAGGAATCCGTTACTCTTTTACTGTCCTTGCTGGTCGTGAGCAATGAAGCCTTACAG GTTCAGACTCTGAAAGTCCTCGTGAATTTGTCATCGAACCCAGATATGATGGATGACATCGTTCAAGCTCAG GCGCCAGCTTCCGTGGTGCTGCTATTTGATGAACGAACAGCTCCTGCAGTGCTTCTCCGTCTGCTGACCTTTGCAGGGAACCTGAAGGCCTGGAGGCCATCAGCCCAAGTGGCTGATGAACTGAGGCGCAAACAAGATTGCCTCTTCCGGGTCATGCTAGACGAATCCTCCCAGCTACACGGCAGATTGGTTCAGCTGCTTTCACACCCGGATGGAGAGATCCAGGCCCAGGTCGCCCGTATCTTGACGTAG
- the LOC101465088 gene encoding leucine-rich repeat-containing protein 17 isoform X1, with protein sequence MRLWQPFPVARVHYPAERTQPNIAQSITLPPPACLLPTVRPGARSSSRFRMRAIPPLLLFCLFLLLLPSIQMKKPGKGRGLKGARHKLTRDRARGPRRHSRSGPSGLVSPNCLESPESGHVFVDCQERRLSFIPTANTWSNKPKHLLLARNRIKVLHDGAFLGYENLDSLDLQQNQISLVEDGAFQGLTKLTTLLLQHNRLQTLSEEVLIPMPNLGYLRLYDNPWNCLCPIDSLVRTLQVPSNRNLGNHARCAKPIWLKNMKLKHVDPELLCKEPDPANNQQSNETGYTGALEPSSIRSKPDATTVCFTYHYPQIRMDCSNRGFTEVPSGIPDNVVHIDLSHNSISHLKARDFHAAKSLRTLNLSNNNMEHLDKGSLTGLLHLQELDLSNNNLTFVQHGVLEDLYFLLHLKLEGNLWVCDYSIQYMVYWLSLHPGVSPSGLVCYSPLEYAGESVEEYVKAYNRECPKQQSRPDQDQTDPKLWNTLMEAQAELEEEELEPSALRVPQKYQIIRLS encoded by the exons ATGAGATTGTGGCAGCCCTTCCCTGTGGCCAG ggtgcattatcctgctgaaagaacACAGCCGAACATTGCCCaaagcatcacactgcctccaCCAGCTTGCCTTCTTCCTACAGTGCGTCCTGGTGCCAGGAGTTCTTCAA GGTTCAGGATGCGTGCAATCCCCCCTCTCCTCTTATTCTGCcttttcctcctgctgctcccatCCATCCAGATGAAAAAACCAGGGAAGGGCAGAGGCCTCAAAGGAGCAAGGCACAAACTCACACGGGACAG GGCAAGAGGTCCTCGCCGTCACAGCAGGTCAGGCCCATCTGGTCTTGTGTCACCCAACTGTTTAGAGTCACCAGAATCTGGGCATGTCTTTGTAGACTGCCAAGAACGGCGTCTCTCTTTTATTCCCACCGCAAACACATGGTCCAACAAACCCAAGCACCTCCTTCTAGCCCGTAACCGAATTAAAGTCCTTCATGATGGAGCCTTCCTCGGATACGAGAATTTAGATAGTCTGGACCTGCAGCAGAACCAGATCTCTCTAGTGGAGGATGGGGCCTTCCAGGGTCTGACAAAGCTTACCACCCTGCTGCTTCAGCACAACCGCCTCCAAACACTTAGTGAGGAGGTTCTCATCCCCATGCCAAACCTTGGCTACTTGCGTTTATATGATAACCCCTGGAACTGTCTCTGCCCAATTGATAGTCTTGTACGCACTCTTCAGGTGCCAAGCAATCGTAATCTAGGAAACCACGCCAG GTGTGCCAAGCCCATCTGGTTAAAAAACATGAAGTTGAAGCACGTTGATCCTGAGTTACTCTGTAAAGAACCAGACCCAGCCAACAACCAACAGAGTAATGAAACGGGTTACACGGGCGCTTTAGAGCCCAGTTCAATTCGAAGCAAACCAGATGCTACTACAGTCTGCTTCACCTACCATTACCCCCAAATACGGATGGACTGCAGTAACCGAG GTTTTACTGAGGTGCCCTCAGGTATCCCCGACAACGTTGTCCACATCGACCTGTCGCATAATTCGATCAGTCACCTCAAAGCTAGAGACTTTCATGCCGCGAAGAGTCTCCGAACCCTTAATCTCAGCAATAACAACATGGAGCACCTGGACAAAG gCTCTCTGACTGGGCTCTTGCATCTCCAGGAGCTGGACTTGTCAAACAACAACCTGACGTTTGTCCAGCACGGGGTTCTTGAAGACCTCTACTTCCTGTTACATTTAAAACTGGAAGGAAACCTCTGGGTGTGTGACTACAG cattcaatacatgGTTTACTGGTTAAGCCTCCATCCAGGAGTGAGTCCTTCAGGCCTGGTGTGCTACTCTCCTCTGGAATATGCTGGGGAGAGCGTGGAGGAGTATGTGAAAGCTTACAACAGAGAGTGTCCAAAGCAGCAAAGCAGGCCAGATCAAGACCAGACAGACCCCAAGCTCTGGAACACACTGATGGAAGCACAGgcagagctggaggaggaggagctggagcCGAGCGCTTTGAGGGTGCCGCAGAAATACCAGATCATCAGATTGTCCTGA